Proteins from a single region of Ananas comosus cultivar F153 linkage group 3, ASM154086v1, whole genome shotgun sequence:
- the LOC109708233 gene encoding protein SHI RELATED SEQUENCE 1-like produces MGRPNKQQCCGGGGGSGGVDSSKRARELCAARPTAIVTATATALASSGGGGTVAGSFPSEVSSAAVFRCIRVSPMDEADDEFAYQTAVNIGGHVFKGILYDHGPDSHQYGGEPSSSPAAANAAAALAMSSSAAAMASAGLLDPSAVYPAPISAFMAGTQFFPQHPRP; encoded by the exons ATGGGCCGGCCCAATAAGCAACAGTgctgtggcggcggcggtggcagcGGCGGTGTCGACTCCTCCAAACGGGCGCGCGAGCTGTGCGCTGCGCGTCCCACCGCCATcgtcaccgccaccgccaccgccctCGCCTCATCGG gtggaGGAGGGACGGTGGCGGGGAGTTTTCCGTCGGAGGTGAGCTCGGCCGCAGTGTTCCGATGCATACGGGTGAGCCCGATGGACGAGGCGGACGACGAGTTCGCATACCAGACGGCGGTGAACATCGGAGGCCACGTCTTCAAAGGCATACTCTACGACCACGGGCCCGACTCCCACCAATATGGAGGCGAGCCCTCCTCGTCGCCCGCTGCCGCCAACGCAGCCGCCGCACTCGCCATGAGTAGCTCTGCGGCAGCAATGGCTTCGGCCGGGTTGTTGGATCCTTCTGCGGTGTACCCGGCCCCGATAAGCGCATTCATGGCTGGTACTCAGTTCTTTCCTCAGCACCCTAGGCCTTAG